In one Drosophila pseudoobscura strain MV-25-SWS-2005 chromosome X, UCI_Dpse_MV25, whole genome shotgun sequence genomic region, the following are encoded:
- the rgn gene encoding trichohyalin isoform X1 — protein sequence MSGSNRMLCCQVFILVLFAHTIRAEFHASGASAAVSFDGPSPAQALGALAPSARPNKRRMYAMCPPQFQRVGTDCYSLVSQRSSWLEAHFFCKDKNANLAEPLKYADRKLRTFLQKEDAQTGDREPVWIGATFDHRNHLWQWSMSGRNLTYDSFSQMDPTYVQLISNSQPNDNNCAVYDPSLKYRWSARSCPDKLRFICQHKMPKVSEANRYKIYNRWNATYPNERANEVVLEIIDRNDKDRRYHRRVKAEGSDEEMIIPGRRKNNRRNQPRNRQQPVHPNDVNSHQTPQQRPRKRPRVSSTTVAPTDALAPAALANNHNNDVLPASPTPQQMTQYDRKLQRQRQKERRRQQRKKERQEQNRQLRRERQRKQREEQQRLQRERERERDQVQQQEPHPEVQELRVRAATHDQKEQQEKQVKEEQQKQLQEEQERQQREQQERDHKEQQLRALKDKQQHDQQEREYQQQLRERELEQLKQRQAEEERRRTADDEAEKLRLERIQKQREREAEQRRAREEEMRKQREEQEEIDRRNAAERLAEEQRLREEHEKRIAEANSEQEKQLAEARENKRREEQALKEQLQEQERQRQEQIRREQEEEEKRQQLKRLEETRIFEQRELERLHEENRRREQLQRAREAEIAEREANEKRLEQEEERLRKEVQEEERALKLPLEKEMREAEEARKAKEDAERKEKEAKAAEQNRKLEAAKKAADALVQATLAEKRREYTSRVSALSPEDQKKFIEMRKRRKQLKEQKMREQNEKKLKRIQQAMRLNDAE from the exons ATGAGTGGCAGCAATAGAATGTTGTGCTGTCAAGTATTTATCTTAGTTTTAT TTGCACACACAATCCGGGCGGAGTTCCATGCGAGCGGAGCCAGCGCGGCGGTCAGCTTCGATGGCCCCTCGCCGGCCCAGGCCCTGGGTGCACTGGCCCCGTCGGCGCGGCCCAACAAGCGCCGCATGTACGCCATGTGCCCGCCGCAGTTTCAGCGCGTGGGCACCGACTGCTACTCGCTGGTGAGCCAGCGCAGCAGCTGGCTGGAGGCGCACTTCTTCTGCAAGGACAAGAACGCCAATCTGGCCGAGCCTCTGAAGTACGCCGACCGCAAGCTGAGGACATTCCTGCAGAAGGAGGATGCCCAGACAGGAG ATCGCGAGCCAGTGTGGATTGGGGCCACCTTTGACCACCGCAACCATCTCTGGCAGTGGAGCATGAGCGGGCGCAACCTGACCTACGACTCGTTCAGCCAAATGGATCCCAC CTATGTGCAACTTATCTCCAACAGCCAGCCCAACGACAACAACTGCGCCGTCTACGATCCGAGCCTGAAGTACCGCTGGTCGGCGCGCTCCTGCCCGGACAAGCTGCGGTTCATCTGCCAGCACAAGATGCCGAAGGTGAGCGAGGCCAACCGCTACAAGATCTATAATCGCTGGAACGCCACATATCCCAACGAGCGGGCTAATGAGGTGGTCCTGGAGATAATAGATCGCAACGACAAGGATCGCAG ATACCATCGCCGGGTGAAGGCCGAGGGCAGCGATGAGGAGATGATCATTCCCGGTCGCCGCAAGAACAATCGTCGCAATCAGCCACGAAACCGCCAACAGCCGGTGCACCCCAACGATGTCAACTCCCACCAGACTCCCCAGCAGCGTCCTCGCAAGCGTCCACGCGTCTCATCCACCACCGTCGCACCCACAGATGCCCTTGCGCCAGCTGCTCTGgccaacaaccacaacaacgaTGTCCTGCCCGCCTCGCCGACGCCCCAGCAGATGACCCAGTACGACCGCAAGctgcagcgccagcgccagaaGGAGAGACGCCGCCAACAGCGCAAAAAGGAGCGCCAAGAACAGAACCGCCAGCTGCGTCGCGAGCGTCAGCGCAAGCAGCGGGAGGAACAGCAGCGATTGCAGCGGGAgcgagagcgggagcgggatCAGGTACAGCAGCAAGAGCCACACCCTGAAGTGCAGGAGCTGCGCGTGCGAGCGGCCACCCATgaccagaaggagcagcaggagaagcaggtgaaggaggagcagcagaagcagttgcaggaggagcaggagcgacAGCAGAGGGAACAGCAGGAAAGGGACCACAAGGAACAGCAGCTCCGCGCACTCAAGgacaagcagcagcacgacCAACAGGAGCGAgagtaccagcagcagctgcgcgaACGCGAACTGGAGCAACTGAAGCAGCggcaggcggaggaggagcgtcGGCGCACAGCTGACGATGAGGCCGAGAAACTGCGCCTAGAACGCATCCAGAAGCAGCGCGAACGCGAGGCCGAGCAGCGCCGTGCCCGCGAGGAGGAGATGCGAAAGCAGcgcgaggagcaggaggagattGACCGTCGCAATGCCGCCGAGCGGCTGGCCGAGGAGCAGCGATTGAGGGAGGAGCACGAGAAGCGCATAGCTGAGGCCAACTCCGAGCAAGAGAAGCAGCTGGCCGAGGCCCGCGAGAACAAGCGGCGGGAGGAACAGGCTCtcaaggagcagctgcaggagcaggagcgtcAACGCCAAGAGCAGATCCGTCgcgagcaggaggaggaggaaaagcgCCAGCAGCTGAAGCGCCTGGAGGAGACGCGCATCTTCGAGCAGCGCGAACTGGAACGACTGCACGAGGAGAACAGGCGGcgggagcagctgcagcgggcCCGCGAAGCGGAGATTGCCGAGCGCGAAGCCAATGAGAAGAggctggagcaggaggaggagcgacTGCGCAAGGaggtgcaggaggaggagcgcgcACTGAAACTCCCACTGGAGAAGGAGATGCGCGAGGCTGAGGAGGCGCGCAAGGCCAAGGAGGATGCCGAGCGGAAGGAAAAGGAGGCCAAGGCAGCCGAACAGAACCGCAAGCTAGAGGCCGCCAAGAAGGCCGCCGATGCTTTGGTCCAGGCCACGCTCGCGGAGAAGCGTCGCGAGTACACCTCACGCGTCTCGGCTCTGAGTCCCGAGGACCAGAAGAAGTTCATAGAGATGCGCAAGCGGCGCAAGCAGCTCAAGGAGCAGAAGATGCGCGAGCAGAACGAAAAGAAGCTCAAGCGGATACAGCAGGCCATGCGATTGAATGACGCCGAGTAG
- the barc gene encoding HIV Tat-specific factor 1 homolog: MSDEEGEEKKGKGGSDEKKAEVRPETAFITNDGDTGVEDGRTPTPTIPSATATPDAEAVEEEPKEIAAAQSETKAVNDDESQPQVKDTEVQKVNESQPQIKDAAKKDDESKPQAKDEEAMKKDKSESHQDFAAYAEHVTYAENGDAIYTDPSSKQEYKWCNIKNSWLPMSGNGEDPYENEFYKWCDETSQWLPKTQTETEHYRWDEEQHTWVLKQQPGQDAVYKLDEKGERTYTDKDGTVYLWDAEKSAWFPKIDDDFMAQYQMNYGFIDNTSAGEKEKADKEIAEAKRKEEELKRMTAEAEAAMARDESGVGPAASLGKRKAPEPPKWFEMDPSQNTKVYVDNLPLDITKEEFAELMGKCGMVMRDPKTQQPKLKLYTEADGQFKGDGLCDYIKVESVHLALKILDDYDLRGHKIRVQRAQFQMRGEYNPALKPKRKKKDKEKMQKMKEKLFDWRPDKMRGERSKHEKTVILKNLFTPELFEKEVELILEYQNNLREECGKCGMVRKVVIYDRHPEGIAQINMSSPEEADLVIQMMQGRFFGQRQLTADHWDGQTKYKIDESAVEAHQRLSKWDEYLAAEEADKQDKQDKQNAGGESASA; encoded by the exons ATGAGTGATGAGGAAGGGGAGGAGAAGAAGGGCAAAGGAGGCTCTGATGAGAAGAAGGCCGAGGTGAGGCCCGAAACGGCATTCATAACTAACGATGGCGACACCGGAGTAGAGGATGGGAGAACGCCCACACCCACCATTCCAAGCGCCACTGCAACGCCTGATGCGGAAGCTGTTGAGGAGGAGCCCAAAGAGATAGCCGCAGCACAGAGTGAAACCAAAGCAGTTAATGATGATGAAAGCCAACCCCAGGTAAAGGATACAGAAGTCCAGAAGGTAAATGAAAGCCAACCCCAGATAAAGGATGCCGCCAAGAAAGACGATGAAAGCAAACCCCAAGCAAAAGATGAAGAAGCCATGAAGAAGGACAAAAGCGAATCCCATCAGGACTTTGCCGCCTACGCTGAGCATGTGACCTATGCTGAGAATGGCGATGCCATCTACACGGACCCCAGCAGCAAGCAGGAGTACAAATGGTGCAACATTAAAAACAGCTGGCTGCCGATGAGTGGCAATGGGGAGGATCCGTACGAGAACGAGTTCTACAAGTGGTGCGATGAGACAAGCCAGTGGCTGCCCAAGAcgcagacggagacggagcaCTACAGGTGGGATGAGGAGCAGCACACGTGGGTGCTCAAGCAGCAGCCGGGTCAAGATGCCGTCTACAAGCTGGATGAAAAGGGCGAACGCACCTACACGGATAAAGATGGGACTGTCTACTTGTGGGATGCTGAGAAGTCGGCCTGGTTTCCGAAGATCGATGACGATTTCATGGCGCAGTACCAAATGAACTACGGCTTCATTGACAACACGAGTGCcggggagaaggagaaggccgACAAAGAGATAGCCGAGGCGAAGCGCAAAGAGGAGGAACTCAAGCGAATGAcggccgaggcagaggcggcCATGGCCAGAGACGAATCTGGTGTAGGACCTGCAGCATCCTTGGGCAAGCGAAAGGCCCCAGAGCCACCAA AATGGTTTGAGATGGATCCCTCGCAGAACACCAAGGTTTATGTGGACAATCTCCCGCTGGACATCACCAAGGAGGAGTTCGCGGAGCTGATGGGCAAGTGCGGCATGGTCATGCGGGACCCGAAGACGCAGCAGCCCAAACTGAAGCTCTACACGGAGGCGGATGGTCAATTCAAGGGCGATGGCCTCTGCGACTACATTAAG GTGGAGTCTGTTCATCTGGCGCTGAAGATCCTCGATGATTATGACTTGCGGGGCCACAAGATTCGCGTGCAGCGCGCCCAGTTCCAGATGCGCGGCGAATACAATCCCGCGCTCAAGCCCAAGCGCAAGAAGAAGGACAAGGAGAAAATGcagaaaatgaaagaaaa ATTATTCGATTGGCGTCCGGACAAGATGCGCGGCGAGCGCTCGAAGCATGAAAAGACGGTTATCCTCAAGAATCTCTTTACCCCAGAGCTCTTTGAGAAGGAGGTGGAGCTCATCCTGGAGTATCAGAACAACTTGCGGGAGGAGTGCGGCAAGTGCGGAATGGTCCGCAAAGTGGTCATCTATGAT CGCCATCCAGAGGGCATTGCTCAGATCAACATGTCCTCCCCGGAGGAGGCCGATCTGGTCATTCAAATGATGCAGGGACGCTTCTTTGGCCAGCGCCAACTGACCGCTGACCACTGGGATGGCCAGACCAAGTACAA GATTGATGAGTCGGCTGTGGAGGCACACCAGCGCCTGTCCAAGTGGGACGAGTACTTGGCGGCCGAGGAGGCGGATAAACAGGATAAGCAGGATAAACAGAATGCAGGAGGGGAGAGTGCAAGTGCTTAG
- the rgn gene encoding trichohyalin isoform X2 has protein sequence MSGSNRMLCCQVFILVLFAHTIRAEFHASGASAAVSFDGPSPAQALGALAPSARPNKRRMYAMCPPQFQRVGTDCYSLVSQRSSWLEAHFFCKDKNANLAEPLKYADRKLRTFLQKEDAQTGDREPVWIGATFDHRNHLWQWSMSGRNLTYDSFSQMDPTQPNDNNCAVYDPSLKYRWSARSCPDKLRFICQHKMPKVSEANRYKIYNRWNATYPNERANEVVLEIIDRNDKDRRYHRRVKAEGSDEEMIIPGRRKNNRRNQPRNRQQPVHPNDVNSHQTPQQRPRKRPRVSSTTVAPTDALAPAALANNHNNDVLPASPTPQQMTQYDRKLQRQRQKERRRQQRKKERQEQNRQLRRERQRKQREEQQRLQRERERERDQVQQQEPHPEVQELRVRAATHDQKEQQEKQVKEEQQKQLQEEQERQQREQQERDHKEQQLRALKDKQQHDQQEREYQQQLRERELEQLKQRQAEEERRRTADDEAEKLRLERIQKQREREAEQRRAREEEMRKQREEQEEIDRRNAAERLAEEQRLREEHEKRIAEANSEQEKQLAEARENKRREEQALKEQLQEQERQRQEQIRREQEEEEKRQQLKRLEETRIFEQRELERLHEENRRREQLQRAREAEIAEREANEKRLEQEEERLRKEVQEEERALKLPLEKEMREAEEARKAKEDAERKEKEAKAAEQNRKLEAAKKAADALVQATLAEKRREYTSRVSALSPEDQKKFIEMRKRRKQLKEQKMREQNEKKLKRIQQAMRLNDAE, from the exons ATGAGTGGCAGCAATAGAATGTTGTGCTGTCAAGTATTTATCTTAGTTTTAT TTGCACACACAATCCGGGCGGAGTTCCATGCGAGCGGAGCCAGCGCGGCGGTCAGCTTCGATGGCCCCTCGCCGGCCCAGGCCCTGGGTGCACTGGCCCCGTCGGCGCGGCCCAACAAGCGCCGCATGTACGCCATGTGCCCGCCGCAGTTTCAGCGCGTGGGCACCGACTGCTACTCGCTGGTGAGCCAGCGCAGCAGCTGGCTGGAGGCGCACTTCTTCTGCAAGGACAAGAACGCCAATCTGGCCGAGCCTCTGAAGTACGCCGACCGCAAGCTGAGGACATTCCTGCAGAAGGAGGATGCCCAGACAGGAG ATCGCGAGCCAGTGTGGATTGGGGCCACCTTTGACCACCGCAACCATCTCTGGCAGTGGAGCATGAGCGGGCGCAACCTGACCTACGACTCGTTCAGCCAAATGGATCCCAC CCAGCCCAACGACAACAACTGCGCCGTCTACGATCCGAGCCTGAAGTACCGCTGGTCGGCGCGCTCCTGCCCGGACAAGCTGCGGTTCATCTGCCAGCACAAGATGCCGAAGGTGAGCGAGGCCAACCGCTACAAGATCTATAATCGCTGGAACGCCACATATCCCAACGAGCGGGCTAATGAGGTGGTCCTGGAGATAATAGATCGCAACGACAAGGATCGCAG ATACCATCGCCGGGTGAAGGCCGAGGGCAGCGATGAGGAGATGATCATTCCCGGTCGCCGCAAGAACAATCGTCGCAATCAGCCACGAAACCGCCAACAGCCGGTGCACCCCAACGATGTCAACTCCCACCAGACTCCCCAGCAGCGTCCTCGCAAGCGTCCACGCGTCTCATCCACCACCGTCGCACCCACAGATGCCCTTGCGCCAGCTGCTCTGgccaacaaccacaacaacgaTGTCCTGCCCGCCTCGCCGACGCCCCAGCAGATGACCCAGTACGACCGCAAGctgcagcgccagcgccagaaGGAGAGACGCCGCCAACAGCGCAAAAAGGAGCGCCAAGAACAGAACCGCCAGCTGCGTCGCGAGCGTCAGCGCAAGCAGCGGGAGGAACAGCAGCGATTGCAGCGGGAgcgagagcgggagcgggatCAGGTACAGCAGCAAGAGCCACACCCTGAAGTGCAGGAGCTGCGCGTGCGAGCGGCCACCCATgaccagaaggagcagcaggagaagcaggtgaaggaggagcagcagaagcagttgcaggaggagcaggagcgacAGCAGAGGGAACAGCAGGAAAGGGACCACAAGGAACAGCAGCTCCGCGCACTCAAGgacaagcagcagcacgacCAACAGGAGCGAgagtaccagcagcagctgcgcgaACGCGAACTGGAGCAACTGAAGCAGCggcaggcggaggaggagcgtcGGCGCACAGCTGACGATGAGGCCGAGAAACTGCGCCTAGAACGCATCCAGAAGCAGCGCGAACGCGAGGCCGAGCAGCGCCGTGCCCGCGAGGAGGAGATGCGAAAGCAGcgcgaggagcaggaggagattGACCGTCGCAATGCCGCCGAGCGGCTGGCCGAGGAGCAGCGATTGAGGGAGGAGCACGAGAAGCGCATAGCTGAGGCCAACTCCGAGCAAGAGAAGCAGCTGGCCGAGGCCCGCGAGAACAAGCGGCGGGAGGAACAGGCTCtcaaggagcagctgcaggagcaggagcgtcAACGCCAAGAGCAGATCCGTCgcgagcaggaggaggaggaaaagcgCCAGCAGCTGAAGCGCCTGGAGGAGACGCGCATCTTCGAGCAGCGCGAACTGGAACGACTGCACGAGGAGAACAGGCGGcgggagcagctgcagcgggcCCGCGAAGCGGAGATTGCCGAGCGCGAAGCCAATGAGAAGAggctggagcaggaggaggagcgacTGCGCAAGGaggtgcaggaggaggagcgcgcACTGAAACTCCCACTGGAGAAGGAGATGCGCGAGGCTGAGGAGGCGCGCAAGGCCAAGGAGGATGCCGAGCGGAAGGAAAAGGAGGCCAAGGCAGCCGAACAGAACCGCAAGCTAGAGGCCGCCAAGAAGGCCGCCGATGCTTTGGTCCAGGCCACGCTCGCGGAGAAGCGTCGCGAGTACACCTCACGCGTCTCGGCTCTGAGTCCCGAGGACCAGAAGAAGTTCATAGAGATGCGCAAGCGGCGCAAGCAGCTCAAGGAGCAGAAGATGCGCGAGCAGAACGAAAAGAAGCTCAAGCGGATACAGCAGGCCATGCGATTGAATGACGCCGAGTAG